The following is a genomic window from Gemmatimonadota bacterium.
TCCGACCCCTGGACGTTGATGACTCGGTGGAAGCCTCGCTGCCATTTGTGGAGGTGGTAGGCGACGTCCGGCAGGAAGTATGTGGGAAGCCCGTTGCTGCGCACCATGACCCGGTCCTTCTGGTCACCGAACTCCGTCGTCTTGAGCCAGGTCGCTCCCTCGTGCTCGTACACGAGCCCTGTGTCCTTCAGAGCCTGGATGGCGGCCGCTACGCGGCCTTCGCTGTAGAGTGACGACTCGAGGTAGTACTCGTCGAAGAAGACCCGGAAATCGTTGAGGTCGCGGTCCTGTTCCGCGCGGAGGATGCGTACCGCGAAGGCTCGGATCTCGTCCAGTTCCTCCTCGCTGACGCCCTCTCGGTATTTCTCTCCGACGTCGTCGGCCAAGCGCTCTGCGATCTCCGCTACGTACCCGCCGTGATATCCGCCTTCGGGGATCTCCGCCTCGCCACCGAAGTGTTCCAGATAGCGCGCGTACACGCTGAGGGCGAGCAGCTCCATCTGCCGGCCGCCATCGTTGTAGTAGAACTCGCGATGCACGTCCCAGCCGGTCCAGGTCAAAAGCGAACAAATCGCGTCCCCGAGCGCTGCCTGGCGGCCGTGGCCGATGTGCAGGGGTCCGGTCGGGTTCGCGGAAACGAACTCGACCATTACGCGCGCTCCGCTTCCGGTCTCGCTCCGCCCCCACGACTCATCGCATGCGAGAATCTCAGGGAGCACAGATGCCACCACCCCGGACGACAGCCGGAAATTGAGGAAGCCCGGTCCAGCGATCTCGACGGCTTCAACCCCTGCGGCCTCGAGGTCGAGCAGCTCCATGATCTCCTCAGCGATCTGCCGCGGGGCACGCTCCAGCTCCCGGGCGAGCGTCATCGCCACGTTGCTGGCGACGTCGCCGTGGCTCGGATCCCGAGGTCGCTCCAGCTTCACGGTCGGCTCCTCGACACCCATGTCCTTCAGAACCGCGCACAGCGCGGCCTGAATCTTGGCGCGGCTCATCGATCAGCTGTCCGAGGACGAACCCGTGGACGTGGAGGAACCCGAGTCGCCGCTGCCGGCGGAGGGCGAGGAATCCGAAGACGAGGAGGACCCTGAAGACGAGGCCGAGTCCGA
Proteins encoded in this region:
- a CDS encoding arginine--tRNA ligase: MSRAKIQAALCAVLKDMGVEEPTVKLERPRDPSHGDVASNVAMTLARELERAPRQIAEEIMELLDLEAAGVEAVEIAGPGFLNFRLSSGVVASVLPEILACDESWGRSETGSGARVMVEFVSANPTGPLHIGHGRQAALGDAICSLLTWTGWDVHREFYYNDGGRQMELLALSVYARYLEHFGGEAEIPEGGYHGGYVAEIAERLADDVGEKYREGVSEEELDEIRAFAVRILRAEQDRDLNDFRVFFDEYYLESSLYSEGRVAAAIQALKDTGLVYEHEGATWLKTTEFGDQKDRVMVRSNGLPTYFLPDVAYHLHKWQRGFHRVINVQGSDHHGTVDRVRGGTQALGLPEGYPEYVLHQMVRVTRDGQEVKFSKRAGSALSLRELYDEVGVDVTRYFFQMRKPDAQMLFDVDAALDQSDKNPVYKVQYAHARMCSIFAKAGIAAESIEAGATDLSVLDHELERELVKNLGEFTEVIERSARQSTPHTLCEYLEQTAGSTNGWYHAGNPSRNPELAVLAEDPELRRARLVLARAVQIVLRNGLAVLGISAPTRMDRAVLDEEP